In Prescottella soli, a genomic segment contains:
- a CDS encoding glycerate kinase family protein, whose translation MRVLIAPDSFGETLTAVEAAAAMAAGWLAARPDDDIVLAPQSDGGPGFVDVISGTVGGLRTTRVDGPLGRATDARWVLADGVAYVESAQAVGLGLLGGPPTPETALGAHSRGVGQLVAAAVDAGARRIVVGLGGSCCTDGGRGMVAALGGLDRARTRLDGIDLVAATDVEHPLLGEHGAARIFGPQKGADDAAIEVLEQRNAAWAAELRAACGRDVADLDGAGAAGGLGAALLALGAVRESGASVVARCTGQAAQVAASDIVITGEGKFDHQSLRGKLVTALAGAAAHGGVPTVVIAGQVAVDRESVRAAGIVATFSVADFAGSVDRAMAEAASRLEALTSSVAGGWRGASGFALDGPTREE comes from the coding sequence ATGCGTGTGCTGATCGCCCCCGACTCGTTCGGCGAAACCCTCACTGCGGTAGAGGCGGCCGCCGCGATGGCCGCGGGATGGTTGGCCGCGAGGCCGGACGACGACATCGTCCTGGCCCCGCAGTCCGACGGCGGTCCCGGATTCGTCGACGTGATTTCCGGCACGGTCGGCGGTCTGCGCACCACACGGGTCGACGGACCGCTGGGCCGCGCCACCGACGCGCGCTGGGTGCTCGCCGACGGCGTCGCGTACGTCGAATCGGCGCAGGCCGTCGGGCTGGGACTCCTCGGCGGCCCGCCCACGCCGGAGACGGCGCTCGGCGCCCACAGTCGCGGGGTGGGGCAGTTGGTGGCCGCGGCCGTCGACGCGGGCGCGCGGCGGATCGTGGTCGGACTCGGCGGCAGCTGCTGCACCGACGGCGGCCGTGGCATGGTCGCCGCGCTCGGCGGCCTCGACCGGGCTCGGACACGACTCGACGGGATCGACCTGGTCGCGGCGACCGACGTCGAGCACCCGCTACTCGGCGAGCACGGCGCCGCGCGGATCTTCGGACCGCAGAAGGGTGCCGACGACGCCGCGATCGAGGTGCTCGAGCAGCGCAACGCCGCCTGGGCAGCCGAGCTGCGGGCGGCGTGCGGTCGCGACGTCGCCGACCTCGACGGGGCGGGCGCCGCGGGTGGGCTCGGAGCCGCCCTGCTCGCGCTGGGGGCGGTCCGGGAATCGGGCGCGTCCGTCGTCGCGCGGTGCACGGGCCAGGCCGCGCAGGTGGCGGCGTCGGACATCGTGATCACCGGCGAGGGGAAGTTCGACCACCAGTCGCTGCGCGGCAAGCTCGTCACGGCGCTCGCCGGGGCCGCCGCCCACGGCGGGGTGCCGACCGTCGTGATCGCCGGCCAGGTCGCCGTCGACCGGGAGTCGGTCCGGGCGGCCGGCATCGTGGCGACGTTCTCGGTCGCGGACTTCGCCGGATCGGTCGACCGGGCCATGGCGGAGGCGGCGTCGCGGCTGGAGGCGCTGACGTCGTCCGTCGCAGGTGGCTGGCGGGGTGCGTCGGGGTTCGCACTGGATGGCCCGACACGTGAGGAATAG
- a CDS encoding HesB/IscA family protein — MTVQNETATHGVTMTETASAKAKALLDQEGRDDLALRIAVQPGGCAGLRYQLFFDDRSLDGDLVVDFGGVNLAVDRMSAPYVEGASIDFVDTIEKQGFTIDNPNATGSCACGDSFN; from the coding sequence ATGACTGTGCAGAACGAGACCGCCACTCACGGCGTCACGATGACCGAGACTGCGTCCGCGAAGGCGAAGGCGCTGCTCGATCAGGAGGGACGCGACGACCTTGCGCTGCGCATCGCCGTGCAGCCCGGTGGCTGTGCCGGCCTGCGGTATCAGCTGTTCTTCGACGACCGCAGCCTCGACGGTGACCTCGTCGTCGACTTCGGTGGCGTCAACCTCGCCGTCGACCGGATGAGCGCTCCCTACGTCGAGGGCGCCTCCATCGACTTCGTCGACACCATCGAGAAGCAGGGCTTCACGATCGACAACCCGAACGCCACCGGGTCCTGCGCCTGCGGCGACTCGTTCAACTGA
- a CDS encoding carbohydrate kinase family protein: MTIAVTGSIATDHLMRFPGRFADQLLADQLAHISLSFLVDDLVIRRGGVGGNIAYAMGVLGGSPLLVGAAGMDFAEYRTWLESNGVDCRGVRVSDAAYTARFVCTTDDDMAQIASFYPGAMSEAREIELAALSKETGDLDLVLIGANDPDAMVRHTDECRLLGIPFAADPSQQLARLSGDDAKKLIDGAKYLFTNEYEWGLLQQKTGLSEEEIRAQVGLRVTTLGAKGVEIVDGDGNWVRVGVVPERGKVDPTGVGDAFRAGFLLAHSAGLSLERSAQLGSLVAVYVLETVGTQEWTFQRDDAIKRLTEAYGKDAAAEIATLLP; the protein is encoded by the coding sequence GTGACTATTGCGGTTACCGGTTCCATCGCCACCGACCACCTGATGCGGTTCCCGGGCCGCTTCGCCGACCAGTTGCTCGCCGATCAGCTCGCGCACATCTCGCTGAGCTTCCTGGTCGACGACCTCGTGATCCGCCGCGGTGGCGTCGGCGGCAACATCGCCTACGCGATGGGTGTGCTCGGTGGCTCGCCGCTGCTGGTCGGTGCGGCGGGCATGGACTTCGCCGAGTACCGCACGTGGCTCGAGTCCAACGGGGTCGACTGCCGCGGGGTGCGGGTCTCCGACGCCGCGTACACCGCCCGATTCGTGTGCACCACCGACGACGACATGGCGCAGATCGCGTCGTTCTACCCGGGTGCGATGAGCGAGGCGCGCGAGATCGAGCTCGCGGCGCTGTCGAAGGAGACCGGTGACCTGGACCTCGTGCTGATCGGCGCCAACGACCCCGACGCCATGGTTCGTCACACCGACGAGTGCCGCCTGCTCGGCATCCCGTTCGCGGCGGACCCGTCCCAGCAGCTCGCGCGGCTGTCCGGCGACGACGCCAAGAAGCTCATCGATGGCGCCAAGTACCTGTTCACCAACGAGTACGAGTGGGGCCTGCTGCAGCAGAAGACCGGCCTGTCGGAGGAGGAGATCCGCGCCCAGGTCGGGCTGCGGGTCACCACGCTCGGTGCGAAGGGCGTCGAGATCGTCGACGGCGACGGCAACTGGGTCCGCGTCGGCGTCGTGCCCGAGCGCGGCAAGGTCGACCCCACCGGTGTCGGCGACGCGTTCCGCGCCGGCTTCCTGCTCGCGCACTCCGCGGGCCTGAGCCTCGAGCGCTCCGCGCAGCTCGGCTCGCTGGTCGCCGTGTACGTCCTCGAGACCGTCGGCACCCAGGAATGGACGTTCCAGCGCGACGACGCGATCAAGCGCCTCACCGAGGCGTACGGCAAGGACGCCGCCGCCGAGATCGCCACGCTGCTGCCGTAG
- the asnB gene encoding asparagine synthase (glutamine-hydrolyzing): MCGLLGLLTTDGTSDDAVARVDAAMHCLRHRGPDEHGTWHDDDLIFGFNRLSIIDLEHSHQPLRWGPPENPERYALTFNGEIYNYLEVRAELAKDHGAQFRTEGDSEAIVAAYHYWGADAVRRLRGMFAFAVWDTETRELFVARDPFGIKPLFIATGTNGTAFGSEKKSLLELADVIGIDTDLDPRAIEHYTVLQYVPEPETLHAQIGRLESGSYARLAPGKAPEVTRYFTPKFPAVPFAAGSEQARYREIAEALEDSVAKHMRADVTVGSFLSGGIDSTAIAALAMRHNPNLITFTTGFEREGYSEVDVAAESAAAIGARHVVKVVSPAEFAAAIPEIIWYLDDPVADPALVPLWFVAKEARKHVKVVLSGEGADELFGGYTIYREPLSLKPFEYLPAPLRRAAGRLSDRIPEGTRGKSLLHRGSMTLEDRYYGNARSFSDAQLRAVLRDFRPEWTHQDVTAPIYAQSRDWDPVARMQHLDLFTWMRGDILVKADKMTMANSLELRVPFLDPEVFDVASRVPLDQKITKDTTKYALRQALEGIVPAHVLHRAKLGFPVPLRHWLRGTELFDWAHQQIAESGTDHIFDKAAVTRMLNEHREGTSDHSRRLWTVLCFMVWHGIFVEKRIVPQIQEPVYPVSL; encoded by the coding sequence GTGTGCGGACTGCTCGGACTACTCACCACCGACGGCACCAGCGACGACGCTGTCGCTCGCGTCGATGCGGCCATGCACTGCCTGCGCCACCGTGGCCCCGACGAGCACGGGACATGGCACGACGACGACCTGATCTTCGGCTTCAACCGGCTGTCGATCATCGACCTCGAGCACTCGCACCAGCCGCTGCGCTGGGGACCGCCGGAGAACCCGGAGCGCTACGCGCTCACCTTCAACGGCGAGATCTACAACTATCTCGAGGTCCGCGCCGAGCTCGCGAAGGATCACGGCGCCCAGTTCCGCACCGAGGGTGACAGCGAGGCCATCGTCGCCGCGTACCACTACTGGGGCGCCGACGCGGTCCGCCGGCTGCGCGGCATGTTCGCGTTCGCGGTGTGGGACACCGAGACCCGCGAGCTGTTCGTGGCCCGCGACCCGTTCGGGATCAAGCCGCTGTTCATCGCGACCGGAACGAACGGCACCGCGTTCGGCAGCGAGAAGAAGAGCCTGCTCGAGCTGGCCGACGTCATCGGCATCGATACCGACCTCGATCCGCGCGCGATCGAGCACTACACGGTCCTGCAGTACGTGCCCGAACCGGAGACGCTGCACGCGCAGATCGGTCGGCTCGAGTCCGGCTCCTACGCACGACTGGCGCCGGGCAAAGCGCCCGAGGTGACCCGCTACTTCACGCCGAAGTTCCCGGCCGTGCCGTTTGCCGCCGGCAGCGAACAGGCCCGCTATCGCGAGATCGCGGAGGCGCTCGAGGACTCGGTCGCCAAGCACATGCGCGCCGACGTCACCGTGGGCTCGTTCCTCTCGGGCGGCATCGACTCGACCGCGATCGCGGCGCTCGCGATGCGGCACAACCCGAACCTGATCACGTTCACCACCGGTTTCGAGCGGGAGGGCTACTCCGAGGTCGACGTCGCCGCGGAGTCCGCGGCCGCGATCGGCGCCCGGCACGTGGTCAAGGTGGTCTCCCCCGCCGAATTCGCGGCCGCGATCCCCGAGATCATCTGGTACCTGGACGATCCGGTCGCCGACCCGGCACTGGTGCCGCTGTGGTTTGTCGCGAAGGAAGCCCGCAAGCACGTCAAGGTGGTCCTATCAGGCGAGGGCGCGGACGAGCTGTTCGGCGGCTACACGATCTACCGCGAACCGCTGTCGCTCAAACCGTTCGAGTACCTGCCGGCGCCGCTGCGCCGGGCCGCCGGCCGGCTCTCCGATCGGATCCCGGAAGGCACCCGAGGCAAGAGCCTGCTGCACCGCGGCTCGATGACGCTCGAGGATCGCTACTACGGCAATGCGCGCAGCTTCAGCGACGCCCAACTGCGGGCGGTGCTGCGCGACTTCCGCCCCGAGTGGACACACCAGGACGTGACGGCACCGATCTACGCGCAGTCCCGGGACTGGGACCCGGTGGCGCGCATGCAGCACCTGGACCTGTTCACCTGGATGCGCGGAGACATCCTGGTCAAGGCCGACAAGATGACGATGGCGAACTCGCTCGAGCTGCGCGTGCCATTCCTCGACCCCGAGGTCTTCGACGTCGCGTCGCGGGTGCCGCTGGATCAGAAGATCACGAAGGACACCACCAAGTACGCGCTGCGACAGGCGCTCGAGGGCATCGTCCCGGCGCACGTGCTGCACCGCGCGAAGCTGGGCTTCCCGGTTCCGCTGCGGCACTGGCTGCGCGGCACCGAACTGTTCGACTGGGCGCACCAGCAGATCGCCGAGTCCGGCACCGACCACATCTTCGACAAGGCCGCGGTCACGCGGATGCTGAACGAGCATCGCGAGGGCACGTCGGATCACAGCCGCCGCCTCTGGACGGTCCTGTGCTTCATGGTGTGGCACGGCATCTTCGTCGAGAAGCGCATCGTGCCGCAGATCCAGGAGCCGGTGTACCCCGTCAGCCTCTGA
- the ctaC gene encoding aa3-type cytochrome oxidase subunit II has product MNVAQGRILRRAGLAASLGIAAMLLSGCSIDNSVLRFGWPSGVTPQAERMRELWTWSVIAALVMGVIVWGLTFWVVVFHRKKKDSPEFPRQTAYNVPLELFYTAVPFVIIAVLFYFTVVVQNYVTEKKDNPNVVVDVTAYQWNWKFGYRTIDLGNGAAKYEGTDEEATAAALAASKPEGVDEHGKEKVGPIHGKNTQDLSYLHYDKIETVGSSNEVPILVLPTGKRIEFQLASSDVIHSFWVPEFLFKRDVNPNPKENHSDNVFQISEIEKEGAFVGRCAEMCGTFHAMMNFEVRAVTPEKFEKYIEARKSVEEGGKGLNTAEALASIGESPTATSTSPFHTDRTVREASASGN; this is encoded by the coding sequence GTGAACGTGGCGCAAGGTCGGATCCTTCGGCGAGCCGGGCTGGCAGCATCTCTGGGCATAGCTGCCATGCTGCTGTCGGGTTGTTCAATCGACAATTCGGTGCTTCGCTTCGGGTGGCCATCGGGAGTTACCCCGCAGGCCGAACGTATGCGCGAACTGTGGACGTGGTCGGTCATCGCCGCCCTCGTCATGGGTGTCATCGTGTGGGGCCTCACCTTCTGGGTGGTCGTCTTCCACCGTAAGAAGAAGGACTCGCCCGAGTTCCCGCGTCAGACGGCATACAACGTGCCGCTGGAGCTCTTCTACACGGCCGTACCGTTCGTGATCATCGCTGTGCTCTTCTACTTCACCGTGGTCGTCCAGAACTACGTGACCGAGAAGAAGGACAACCCGAACGTCGTCGTGGATGTCACGGCGTACCAGTGGAACTGGAAGTTCGGCTACCGCACCATCGACCTCGGCAACGGCGCCGCCAAGTACGAGGGCACCGACGAGGAGGCCACCGCGGCCGCACTTGCCGCGTCGAAGCCGGAGGGCGTCGACGAGCACGGCAAGGAGAAGGTCGGCCCGATCCACGGCAAGAACACGCAGGACCTGTCCTACCTGCACTACGACAAGATCGAGACCGTCGGCTCCAGCAACGAGGTTCCGATCCTCGTTCTCCCGACCGGCAAGCGCATCGAGTTCCAGCTCGCGTCCTCGGACGTCATTCACTCCTTCTGGGTTCCGGAGTTCCTGTTCAAGCGTGACGTGAACCCGAACCCGAAGGAGAACCACTCGGACAACGTCTTCCAGATCAGTGAGATCGAGAAGGAAGGCGCGTTCGTGGGCCGTTGCGCCGAGATGTGCGGCACGTTCCACGCGATGATGAACTTCGAGGTCCGCGCCGTGACCCCCGAGAAGTTCGAGAAGTACATCGAGGCTCGCAAGTCCGTCGAGGAAGGCGGCAAGGGCCTGAACACTGCCGAGGCACTGGCGTCGATCGGTGAGTCGCCGACCGCGACTTCGACCTCGCCGTTCCACACCGACCGCACCGTGCGCGAGGCATCGGCCAGCGGCAACTGA
- a CDS encoding cytochrome c oxidase subunit 4: MKIEAKLFEILTVFFILVAIVYGVFTAMSRTGIEWAGLTAIVLSAGLSLIVGTYFRFVARRLDTRPEDYEEAEISDGSGDLGFFSPGSFWPILLAGAAAFAAISLAFFQPWMIVIAVVLVLTASAGLVFEYHLGPEKH; this comes from the coding sequence ATGAAGATCGAAGCCAAGCTCTTCGAGATCCTGACGGTGTTCTTCATTCTCGTTGCGATCGTCTACGGCGTCTTCACCGCCATGTCGCGCACCGGAATCGAGTGGGCCGGCCTGACCGCGATCGTCCTGTCGGCGGGTCTGAGCCTCATCGTCGGAACGTACTTCCGGTTCGTGGCGCGTCGTCTCGACACCCGCCCCGAGGACTACGAGGAGGCGGAGATCTCCGACGGCTCCGGCGATCTGGGCTTCTTCAGCCCGGGTAGCTTCTGGCCCATCCTGCTGGCCGGTGCCGCCGCGTTCGCCGCGATCTCGCTGGCCTTCTTCCAGCCGTGGATGATCGTCATCGCAGTGGTGCTGGTCCTCACCGCCTCTGCCGGACTGGTCTTCGAGTACCACCTCGGACCCGAGAAGCACTAG
- a CDS encoding DUF1254 domain-containing protein: MNDHNNALTPESFGISVPDRIETPVGSFDFFDGVPFPETTRNLYDGLDFLRGVEAFLNAMPGASLVAMRKGFRSVGIDGLHMLAYTDPRANSGGFFLTPNTETTYGSMFIDLRDGPVVIEPPKESLCVVDDFWFRYVADMGIAGPDKGAGGKYLFLPPGYEGDEPDGYFVYRPPTYTNWVVFRALGGVEAMRQTRVYRLADAQNPPDLTFVNIADKKFNTVHANDFSFFEEVAELVDEEPADSLDPERAGQLAAIGIQHGRKFAPDERLRGILDSAAKTAAGMSRALVYSPRNPDSFVFEGSSWKEAFVGGSYEFLDRNARLLDARAQFHYFATVITPAMAHAQVGAGSAYAYTAEDSAGRILDGGKTYRLVLPPNPPAKNFWSVDVYDTQTRSLLQTDNPYPSLMSLSGTVEAEDDGSIVLWFGPAAPAGKEANWIQTVRNKSWFPILRLYGPLEPWFDKTWQPSELERIDIPRA; the protein is encoded by the coding sequence TTGAACGATCACAACAACGCACTCACTCCCGAATCCTTCGGAATCAGCGTCCCGGACCGGATCGAGACGCCGGTTGGCTCCTTCGACTTCTTCGACGGTGTGCCGTTTCCCGAGACGACCCGCAACCTGTACGACGGCCTCGACTTCCTCCGCGGGGTCGAGGCCTTCCTCAACGCGATGCCGGGTGCGTCTCTGGTCGCGATGCGCAAGGGATTTCGCAGCGTCGGCATCGACGGGCTGCACATGCTGGCGTACACCGATCCCCGCGCGAACTCGGGGGGTTTCTTCCTCACCCCGAACACCGAGACCACCTACGGGTCGATGTTCATCGACCTGCGCGACGGCCCGGTGGTGATCGAGCCGCCGAAGGAGTCGTTGTGTGTGGTCGATGACTTCTGGTTCCGCTACGTGGCCGACATGGGGATCGCCGGACCGGACAAGGGTGCGGGCGGCAAGTACCTGTTCCTGCCGCCCGGATACGAGGGCGACGAGCCCGACGGCTACTTCGTCTACCGGCCGCCGACCTACACGAACTGGGTTGTGTTCCGCGCCCTCGGCGGTGTCGAGGCGATGCGGCAGACCCGCGTCTACCGGCTCGCGGACGCACAGAACCCGCCGGACCTCACGTTCGTCAACATCGCGGACAAGAAGTTCAACACCGTGCACGCCAACGACTTCTCGTTCTTCGAGGAGGTCGCCGAACTGGTCGATGAGGAGCCGGCCGACTCGCTCGACCCCGAGCGGGCCGGACAGCTCGCCGCGATCGGCATTCAGCACGGTCGGAAGTTCGCCCCGGACGAGCGACTGCGCGGCATCCTCGACTCGGCGGCGAAGACGGCCGCCGGCATGAGCCGCGCGCTCGTCTATTCCCCCCGCAATCCGGACAGCTTCGTCTTCGAGGGGTCGTCGTGGAAGGAGGCGTTCGTCGGCGGTAGCTACGAGTTCCTCGACCGGAACGCGCGACTGCTCGATGCGCGCGCCCAGTTCCACTACTTCGCCACCGTGATCACCCCGGCGATGGCGCACGCGCAGGTCGGTGCCGGGTCCGCCTACGCCTACACGGCGGAGGACTCCGCCGGGCGGATCCTCGACGGCGGCAAGACCTATCGGCTCGTTCTGCCGCCGAACCCACCGGCAAAGAACTTCTGGTCCGTCGACGTGTACGACACGCAGACCCGGTCGCTGCTGCAGACGGACAACCCCTATCCGAGCCTGATGAGCCTGTCCGGCACGGTCGAGGCCGAGGACGACGGGTCGATCGTGCTGTGGTTCGGGCCGGCCGCGCCTGCGGGCAAGGAGGCCAACTGGATCCAGACGGTTCGGAACAAGAGTTGGTTCCCGATTCTCCGCCTGTACGGCCCGCTCGAACCGTGGTTCGACAAGACCTGGCAGCCGAGCGAGCTCGAACGGATCGACATCCCCCGGGCCTGA
- a CDS encoding DUF1214 domain-containing protein — protein sequence MQHLVDLAPTLTSAGKLLGTGEALQDGARDLFAEGTYLGQWGLPPVESVYMKVETGSDGLPVNASGGKKYRARFLAPDVGEFWSFTVYGTDNRLVAHNAINRHSRGDRTLVPDAEGYYMIEMSADVESNRDDPNFLVA from the coding sequence ATGCAGCACCTCGTCGATCTCGCGCCGACGTTGACGAGCGCCGGAAAGTTGCTCGGCACCGGGGAGGCTCTGCAGGACGGTGCGCGGGATCTGTTCGCGGAGGGCACGTACCTCGGCCAGTGGGGTCTGCCCCCGGTGGAATCCGTGTACATGAAAGTCGAGACAGGATCCGACGGTCTGCCCGTCAACGCTTCCGGTGGAAAGAAGTACCGAGCCCGGTTCCTTGCTCCCGACGTCGGTGAGTTCTGGTCGTTCACCGTGTACGGCACCGACAATCGGCTCGTGGCGCACAACGCGATCAACCGGCACAGTCGGGGGGACCGCACACTCGTGCCGGACGCCGAGGGCTACTACATGATCGAGATGAGCGCCGACGTCGAATCCAACCGCGACGACCCGAACTTTCTGGTCGCCTGA
- the qcrB gene encoding cytochrome bc1 complex cytochrome b subunit, with translation MTTTTPSRVAAQAEAVDSRYHLAAGMKRQINKVFPTHWSFMLGEIALYSFIILLISGVYLTLFFDPSLAEVTYNGAYEPLRGVEMSRAYETTLNISFEVRGGLFVRQIHHWAALMFAASIIVHLLRIFFTGAFRRPREANWVIGSLLLILAMFEGFFGYSLPDDLLSGTGLRAALSGITLSVPIAGTWLHWLIFGGDFPGELIIPRLYVAHVLLVPGILLALIAAHLALVWYQKHTQFPGPGRTEQNVVGVRILPVFALKGGAFFAFTFGILAIMGGVLQINPIWNIGPYNPSQVSAGSQPDFYMMWTDGMARLWPAWEIYLFNRYTIPAVFAVALIMGIVFALLIAYPWIEKKFTKDDAHHNLLQRPRDVPVRTGIGAMAIAFYLVLTISCVNDIIAYHLDISLNAMTWIGRIGMVVLPPIAYYVTYRFCLGLQRSDRAVLEHGIETGIIKRLPHGEYVEIHQPLGPVDDHGHPIPLEYQGAAIPKKMNKLGSAGKPGSGTLLTPDPVEQSQALEAAHHAAEHEQLQILTEYQDRVRGNGSGDGEAH, from the coding sequence GTGACCACTACCACTCCATCCAGAGTTGCCGCCCAAGCAGAGGCAGTCGACTCTCGCTACCATCTCGCGGCCGGTATGAAGCGGCAGATCAACAAGGTCTTCCCGACCCATTGGTCGTTCATGCTCGGCGAGATCGCGCTGTACAGCTTCATCATCCTGTTGATCTCGGGCGTGTACCTCACGCTGTTCTTCGACCCGTCGCTGGCCGAGGTCACCTACAACGGCGCATACGAGCCGCTCCGCGGCGTCGAGATGTCCCGCGCGTACGAGACCACGCTGAACATCTCCTTCGAGGTTCGCGGCGGTCTGTTCGTCCGGCAGATCCACCACTGGGCTGCGCTGATGTTCGCCGCGTCGATCATCGTGCACCTGCTGCGCATCTTCTTCACCGGCGCGTTCCGTCGCCCGCGTGAGGCGAACTGGGTCATCGGCTCGCTGCTGCTGATCCTGGCGATGTTCGAGGGCTTCTTCGGCTACTCGCTGCCTGACGACCTGCTGTCCGGTACCGGTCTGCGCGCCGCGCTGTCCGGCATCACCCTGAGTGTTCCGATCGCCGGCACCTGGCTGCACTGGCTGATCTTCGGCGGCGACTTCCCCGGCGAGCTGATCATCCCGCGTCTGTACGTCGCGCACGTGCTGCTGGTTCCGGGCATCCTGCTGGCCCTGATCGCCGCGCACCTCGCGCTGGTCTGGTACCAGAAGCACACGCAGTTCCCCGGCCCCGGCCGCACCGAGCAGAACGTCGTCGGCGTCCGGATCCTCCCGGTGTTCGCCCTCAAGGGCGGTGCGTTCTTCGCGTTCACGTTCGGCATCCTGGCCATCATGGGTGGCGTCCTGCAGATCAACCCGATCTGGAACATCGGCCCGTACAACCCGTCGCAGGTGTCGGCTGGTTCGCAGCCCGACTTCTACATGATGTGGACCGACGGCATGGCGCGTCTGTGGCCGGCGTGGGAGATCTACCTGTTCAACCGGTACACGATCCCCGCCGTGTTCGCTGTCGCGCTGATCATGGGCATCGTGTTCGCGCTGCTGATCGCCTACCCGTGGATCGAGAAGAAGTTCACGAAGGACGACGCGCACCACAACCTGCTGCAGCGTCCGCGTGACGTCCCGGTCCGCACCGGTATCGGCGCGATGGCCATCGCGTTCTACCTGGTGCTGACGATCTCCTGCGTCAACGACATCATCGCCTACCACCTGGACATCTCGCTCAACGCGATGACCTGGATCGGTCGTATCGGCATGGTCGTGCTGCCTCCGATCGCGTACTACGTGACCTACCGCTTCTGCCTGGGTCTGCAGCGCAGCGATCGCGCGGTGCTCGAGCACGGCATCGAGACCGGCATCATCAAGCGCCTGCCGCACGGTGAGTACGTCGAGATCCACCAGCCGCTCGGCCCGGTCGACGATCACGGCCACCCGATCCCGCTGGAGTACCAGGGTGCTGCGATCCCGAAGAAGATGAACAAGCTCGGTTCGGCCGGCAAGCCCGGTTCGGGCACCCTGCTCACGCCCGACCCGGTCGAGCAGAGCCAGGCGCTCGAGGCTGCGCACCACGCAGCCGAGCACGAGCAGCTGCAGATTCTCACGGAGTACCAGGACCGCGTCCGCGGAAACGGCTCCGGCGACGGCGAAGCGCACTAG
- the qcrA gene encoding cytochrome bc1 complex Rieske iron-sulfur subunit — protein sequence MSDAGSGGTPKKYTDDELDRMTRDELVELGTNLDGVDVAFQKDRWAVEGTKAEKRAERSVAFWFTLAGISAIAFIGIFLFWPWEYAGEGDDTYWAYNLYTPLIGFTMGLAILGVGVGAVKFTKKFVPEEVSIQDRHDGGSAEVDKRTLGAQLTDTLDKSTLGRRKMIKRSLIFGGGAVGIMAVMPLGGMIKNPWAKGDNSPLWVSGWTPRYPGETIYLRRDTGRPHDIVLVRPEDLDAGGMETVFPFRESERGNDEELFKALRGIRNAVMLIRLRTVDAQRAVKRKGQESFNYGDYIAYSKICTHLGCPTSLYEQQTNRILCPCHQSQFDALQYGKPIFGPAARALPQLPITVNEEGYLVANGDFIEALGPAFWERRP from the coding sequence ATGAGCGACGCCGGCAGCGGCGGCACGCCGAAGAAGTACACGGACGACGAACTCGACCGGATGACCCGGGACGAACTCGTCGAGCTCGGTACCAATCTCGACGGCGTCGATGTGGCGTTCCAGAAGGATCGCTGGGCGGTCGAGGGCACCAAGGCCGAGAAGCGCGCCGAGCGCTCGGTGGCCTTCTGGTTCACCCTCGCCGGCATCTCGGCGATCGCCTTCATCGGCATCTTCCTGTTCTGGCCCTGGGAGTACGCGGGCGAGGGCGACGACACCTACTGGGCGTACAACCTGTACACCCCGCTGATCGGCTTCACCATGGGTCTCGCGATCCTCGGTGTCGGCGTCGGCGCGGTGAAGTTCACCAAGAAGTTCGTCCCCGAAGAGGTCTCGATCCAGGATCGCCACGACGGCGGTTCGGCCGAGGTCGACAAGCGGACCCTCGGGGCCCAGCTGACCGACACCCTCGACAAGTCGACGCTCGGCCGTCGCAAGATGATCAAGCGCAGCCTGATCTTCGGTGGCGGCGCTGTCGGCATCATGGCGGTCATGCCGCTCGGCGGCATGATCAAGAACCCGTGGGCCAAGGGCGACAACTCCCCGCTGTGGGTGTCCGGCTGGACCCCCCGCTACCCGGGCGAGACGATCTACCTGCGTCGCGACACCGGTCGTCCGCACGACATCGTGCTGGTGCGCCCCGAGGACCTCGACGCCGGCGGCATGGAGACGGTGTTCCCGTTCCGTGAGTCCGAGCGTGGCAATGACGAGGAGCTGTTCAAGGCGCTGCGCGGCATCCGCAACGCGGTCATGCTGATCCGTCTGCGCACTGTGGACGCCCAGCGGGCCGTCAAGCGCAAGGGCCAGGAGAGCTTCAACTACGGCGACTACATCGCCTACTCGAAGATCTGCACCCACCTCGGCTGCCCCACCTCGCTGTACGAGCAGCAGACCAACCGAATCCTGTGCCCCTGCCACCAGTCGCAGTTCGACGCGCTGCAGTACGGCAAGCCGATCTTCGGTCCCGCCGCTCGTGCTCTTCCGCAGCTGCCTATTACTGTGAACGAAGAGGGCTACCTCGTCGCCAACGGTGACTTCATCGAAGCCCTCGGCCCGGCATTTTGGGAGCGTCGACCGTGA